One window of Theropithecus gelada isolate Dixy chromosome 4, Tgel_1.0, whole genome shotgun sequence genomic DNA carries:
- the DSP gene encoding desmoplakin isoform X2: MSCNGGSHPRINTLGRMTRAESGPDLRYEMTSGGGGTSRIYYSRRGVITDQNSDGYCQTGTMSRHQNQNTIQELLQSCSDCLMRAELIVQPELKYGDGMQLTRSRDLDECFAQANDQMEILDGLIREMRQMGQPCDAYQKRLLQLQEQMRALYKAISVPRVRRASSKGGGGYTCQSGSGWDEFTKHVTSECLGWMRQQRAEMDLVAWGVDLASVEQHINSHRSIHNAIGDYRWQLDKIKADLREKSAIYQLEEEYENLLKASFERMDHLRQLQNIIQATSREIMWINDCEEEELLYDWSDKNTNIAQKQEAFSIRMSQLEVKEKELNKLKQESDQLVLNQHPASDKIEAYMDTLQTQWSWILQITKCIDVHLKENAAYFQFFEEAQSTEAYLKGLQDSIRKKYPCDKNMPLQHLLEQIKELEKEREKILEYKRQVQNLVNKSKKIVQLKPRNPDYRSNKPIILRALCDYKQDQKIVHKGDECILKDNNERSKWYVTGPGGVDMLVPSVGLIIPPPNPLAVDLSGKIEQYYEAILALWNQLYINMKSLVSWHYCMIDIEKIRAMTIAKLKTMRQEDYTKTIADLELHYQEFIRNSQGSEMFGDDDKRKIQSQFTDAQKHYQTLVIQLPGHPQHQTVTKTEITHHGTCQDVNHNKVIETNRENDKQETWMLMELQKIRRQIEHCEGRMTLKNLPLADQGSSHHITVKINELKSVQNDSQAIAEVLNQLKDMLANFRGSEKYCYLQNEVFGLFQKLENINGVTDGYLNSLCTVRALLQAILQTEDMLKVYEARLTEEETVCLDLDKVEAYRCGLKKIKNDLNLKKSLLATMKTELQKAQQIHSQTSQQYPLYDLDLGKFSEKVTQLTDRWQRIDKQIDFRLWDLEKQIKQLRNYRDNYQAFCKWLYDAKRRQDSLESMKFGDSNTVMRFLNEQKNLHNEISGKRDKSEEVQKIAELCANSIKDYELQLASYTSGLETLLNIPIKRTMIQSPSGVILQEAADIHARYIELLTRSGDYYRFLSEMLKSLEDLKLKNTKIEVLEEELRLARDANSENCNKNKFLDQNLQKYQAECSQFKTKLASLEELKRQAELDGKSAKQNLDKCYGQIKELNEKITRLTYEIEDEKRRRKSVEDRFDQQKNDYDQLQKARQCEKENLGWQKLESEKAIKEKEYEIERLRVLLQDEGARKREYENELAKVRNHYNEEMSNLRNKYETEINITKTTIKEISMQKEDDSKNLRNQLDRLSRENRDLKDEIVRLNDSILQATEQRRRAEENALQQKACGSEIMQKKQHLEIELKQVMQQRSEDNARHKQSLEEAAKTIQDKNKEIERLKAEFQEEAKRRWEYENELSKASNRIQESKNQCTQVVQERESLLVKIKVLEQDKARLQRLEDELNRAKATLEAETRVKQRLECEKQQIQNDLNQWKTQYSRKEEAIRKIESEREKSEREKNSLRSEIERLQAEIKRIEERCRRKLEDSTRETQSQLETERSRYQREIDKLRQRPYGSHRETQTECEWTVDTSKLVFDGLRKKVTAMQLYECQLIDKTTLDKLLKGKKSVEEVASEIQPFLRGAGSIAGASASPKEKYSLVEAKRKKLISPESTVMLLEAQAATGGIIDPHRNEKLTVDSAIARDLIDFDDRQQIYTAEKAITGFDDPFSGKTVSVSEAIKKNLIDRETGMRLLEAQIASGGVVDPVNSVFLPKDVALARGLIDRDLYRSLNDPRDSQKNFVDPITKKKVSYVQLKERCRIEPHTGLLLLSVQKRSMSFQGIRQPVTVTELVDSGILRPSTVNELESGQISYDEVGERIKDFLQGSSCIAGIYNETTKQKLGIYEAMKIGLVRPGTALELLEAQAATGFIVDPVSNLRLPVEEAYKRGLVGIEFKEKLLSAERAVTGYNDPETGNIISLFQAMNKELIEKGHGIRLLEAQIATGGIIDPKESHRLPVDIAYKRGYFNEELSEILSDPSDDTKGFFDPNTEENLTYLQLKERCIKDEDTGLCLLPLKEKKKQVQTSQKNTLRKRRVVIVDPETNKEMSVQEAYKKGLIDYETFKELCEQECEWEEITITGSDGSTRVVLVDRKTGSQYDIQDAIDKGLVDRKFFDQYRSGSLSLTQFADMISLKNGVGTSSSMGSGVSDDVFSSTRHDSVSKISTISSVRNLTIRSSSFSDTLEESSPIAAIFDTENLEKISITEGIERGIVDSITGQRLLEAQACTGGIIHPTTGQKLSLQDAVSQGVIDQDMATRLKPAQKAFIGFEGVKGKKKMSAAEAVKEKWLPYEAGQRFLEFQYLTGGLVDPEVHGRISTEEAIRKGFIDGRAAQRLQDTSSYAKILTCPKTKLKISYKDAINRSMVEDITGLRLLEAASVSSKGLPSPYNMSSAPGSRSGSRSGSRSGSRSGSRSGSRRGSFDATGNSSYSYSYSFSSSSIGH; encoded by the exons TCAAACCGGCACGATGTCCAGGCACCAGAACCAGAACACCATCCAGGAGCTGCTGCAGAGCTGCTCCGACTGCTTGATGCGAGCAGAGCTCATCGTGCAGCCT GAATTGAAGTATGGAGATGGAATGCAGCTGACTCGGAGTCGAGACTTGGATGAGTGTTTTGCCCAGGCCAATGACCAGATGGAAATCCTCGACGGCTTGATCAGAGAGATGCGGCAGATGGGCCAGCCCTGTGATGCTTACCAGAAAAG acttcTTCAGCTCCAAGAGCAAATGCGAgccctttataaagccatcagtgTCCCTCGAGTCCGCAGGGCCAGCTCCAAGGGTGGTGGAGGCTACACTTGTCAGAGCGGCTCTGGCTGGGATGAGTTCACCAAGCACGTCACCAGTGAATGTTTGGGGTGGATGAGGCAGCAAAGG GCGGAGATGGACTTGGTGGCCTGGGGCGTGGACCTGGCCTCAGTGGAGCAGCACATCAACAGCCACCGGAGCATCCACAATGCCATCGGCGACTATCGCTGGCAGCTGGACAAAATTAAAGCCGACCTG CGTGAGAAATCTGCCATCTACCAGTTGGAGGAGGAGTATGAAAACCTGCTG AAAGCGTCCTTTGAGAGGATGGATCACCTGCGACAGCTGCAGAACATCATCCAGGCCACGTCCCGGGAGATCATGTGGATCAATGACTGCgaggaggaggagctgctgtACGACTGGAGTGACAAGAACACCAACATTGCTCAGAAACAGGAGGCCTTCTCC ATACGCATGAGTCAACTGGAAGTTAAAGAAAAAGAGCTCAATAAGCTGAAACAAGAAAGTGACCAACTTGTCCTCAATCAGCATCCAGCTTCAGACAAAATTGAG GCCTATATGGACACTCTGCAGACGCAGTGGAGCTGGATTCTTCAGATCACCAAGTGCATTGATGTTCATCTGAAAGAAAATGCTGCCTACTTTCAG TTTTTTGAAGAGGCCCAGTCGACTGAAGCATACCTGAAGGGGCTTCAGGACTCCATCAGGAAGAAGTACCCCTGCGACAAGAACATGCCCCTGCAGCACCTGCTGGAACAGATCAAGGAGCTGGAG AAAGAACGAGAGAAAATCCTTGAATACAAGCGTCAGGTGCAGAACTTGGTAAACAAGTCTAAGAAGATTGTACAGCTGAAGCCTCGTAACCCAGACTACAGAAGCAATAAACCCATTATTCTCAGGGCTCTCTGTGACTACAAACAAGACCAG AAAATCGTGCATAAGGGGGATGAGTGTATCCTGAAGGACAACAATGAGCGCAGCAAGTGGTACGTGACGGGCCCGGGAGGCGTTGACATGCTCGTTCCCTCCGTGGGGCTGATCATCCCTCCTCCAAACCCCCTGGCCGTGGACCTCTCTGGCAA GATTGAGCAGTACTACGAAGCCATCTTGGCTCTGTGGAACCAACTCTACATCAACATGAAGAGCCTGGTGTCCTGGCACTACTGCATGATTGACATAGAGAAGATCAGGGCCATGACGATCGCCAAG CTGAAAACAATGCGGCAGGAAGATTACACGAAGACAATAGCTGACCTTGAGTTACATTACCAAGAGTTCATCAGAAATAGCCAAGGCTCCGAGATGTTTGGAGATGACGACAAGCGGAAAATACAGTCTCAGTTCACCGATGCCCAGAAGCATTACCAGACTCTGGTCATTCAGCTCCCTGGCCACCCCCAGCACCAGACAG TGACCAAAACTGAAATCACtcatcatggaacctgccaagATGTCAATCATAATAAAGTAATTGAAACCAACAGAGAAAATGACAAGCAAGAAACATGGATGCTGATGGAGCTGCAGAAGATTCGCAGGCAGATAGAGCACTGCGAGGGCAGGATGACTCTCAAAAACCTCCCTCTAGCAGACCAGGGGTCTTCACACCACATCACAGTGAAAATTAATGAGCTTAAG AGTGTGCAGAATGATTCACAAGCAATTGCTGAGGTTCTCAACCAGCTTAAAGATATGCTTGCCAACTTCAGAGGTTCTGAAAAGTACTGCTATTTACAGAATGAAGTATTTGGACTATTTCAGAAACTGGAAAATATCAATGGTGTTACAGATGGCTACTTAAATAG CTTATGCACAGTAAGGGCACTGCTCCAGGCTATTCTCCAAACAGAAGACATGTTAAAGGTTTATGAAGCCAGGCTCACTGAGGAGGAAACTGTCTGCCTGGACCTGGATAAAGTGGAAGCTTACCGCTGTGGACTGAAG aaaataaaaaatgacttgaACTTGAAGAAGTCGTTGTTGGCCACCATGAAGACAGAACTACAGAAAGCCCAGCAGATCCACTCTCAGACTTCACAGCAGTATCCGCTTTATGACCTGGACCTGGGCAAGTTCAGTGAAAAAGTCACACAGCTGACAGACCGCTGGCAAAGGATAGATAAACAGATCGACTTCAG ATTATGGGACTTGGAGAAACAAATCAAGCAATTGAGGAATTATCGTGATAACTATCAGGCCTTCTGCAAGTGGCTCTATGATGCTAAACGCCGTCAGGATTCCTTAGAATCCATGAAATTTGGAGATTCCAACACAGTCATGCGGTTTTTGAATGAGCAGAAG aACTTGCACAATGAAATATCTGGCAAACGAGACAAATCAGAGGAAGTACAAAAAATTGCTGAACTTTGTGCAAATTCAATTAAG GATTATGAGCTGCAGCTGGCCTCATATACCTCCGGACTGGAGACTCTGCTGAACATACCTATCAAGAGGACCATGATACAGTCCCCTTCTGGGGTGATTCTGCAAGAG GCTGCAGATATTCATGCTCGGTACATTGAACTACTTACAAGATCTGGAGACTATTACAGGTTCTTAAGTGAGATGCTGAAGAGTCTGGAAGATCTGAAG CTGAAAAATACCAAGATCGAAGTTTTGGAAGAAGAGCTCAGACTGGCCCGAGATGCCAACTCAGAAAACTGTAATAAGAACAAATTCCTGGACCAGAACCTGCAGAAATACCAGGCAGAGTGTTCCCAGTTCAAAACGAAGCTTGCGAGCCTGGAGGAGCTGAAGAGACAGGCTGAGCTGGACGGGAAGTCGGCTAAGCAAAATCTAGACAAGTGCTACGGCCAAATAAAAGAACTCAATGAGAAGATCACCCGACTGACTTATGAGATTGAAgatgaaaagagaagaagaaaatctgtGGAAGACAGATTTGACCAACAGAAGAATGACTATGACCAACTGCAGAAAGCAAGGCAATGTGAAAAGGAGAACCTTGGTTGGCAGAAGTTAGAGTCTGAGAAAGCCATCAAGGAGAAGGAGTACGAGATCGAAAGGCTGAGGGTTCTTCTCCAGGACGAAGGCGCCCGGAAGAGAGAATATGAAAATGAGCTGGCAAAGGTAAGAAACCACTATAATGAGGAGATGAGTAATTTAAGGAACAAGTATGAAACAGAGATTAACATTACGAAGACCACCATCAAGGAGATATCCATGCAAAAAGAGGATGATTCCAAAAATCTTAGAAACCAGCTTGATAGACTCTCAAGGGAAAATCGAGATCTGAAGGATGAAATTGTCAGGCTCAATGACAGCATCTTGCAGGCCACTGAGCAGCGAAGGCGAGCTGAAGAAAATGCCCTTCAGCAAAAGGCCTGTGGCTCTGAGATAATGCAGAAGAAGCAGCATCTGGAGATAGAGCTGAAGCAAGTCATGCAGCAGCGCTCTGAGGACAATGCCCGGCACAAGCAGTCCCTGGAGGAGGCTGCCAAGACCATTCAGGACAAAAATAAGGAGATCGAGAGACTCAAAGCTGAGTTTCAGGAGGAGGCCAAGCGCCGCTGGGAATATGAAAATGAACTGAGTAAG GCATCTAATAGGATTCAGGAATCCAAGAATCAGTGCACTCAGGTGGTGCAGGAAAGAGAGAGCCTTCTGGTGAAAATCAAAGTCCTGGAGCAAGACAAGGCAaggctgcagaggctggaggatgAGCTGAATCGTGCAAAAGCAACTCTAGAGGCAGAAACCCGGGTGAAACAGCGCCTGGAGTGTGAGAAACAGCAAATTCAGAATGACCTGAATCAGTGGAAGACTCAATATTCCCGCAAGGAGGAGGCTATTAGGAAGATagaatcagaaagagaaaagagtgagagagagaagaacaGTCTTAGGAGTGAGATCGAAAGACTCCAAGCAGAGATCAAGAGAATTGAAGAGAGGTGCAGGCGTAAGCTGGAGGATTCTACCAGGGAGACACAGTCACAGTTAGAAACAGAACGCTCCCGATATCAGAGGGAGATCGATAAACTCAGACAGCGCCCATATGGGTCCCATCGGGAGACCCAGACTGAGTGTGAGTGGACCGTTGACACCTCCAAGCTGGTGTTTGATGGGCTGAGGAAGAAGGTGACAGCAATGCAGCTCTATGAGTGTCAGCTCATCGACAAAACAACCTTGGACAAACTACTGAAGGGGAAGAAGTCAGTGGAAGAAGTTGCTTCTGAAATCCAGCCATTCCTTCGGGGTGCAGGATCTATCGCTGGAGCATCTGCTTCTCCTAAGGAAAAGTACTCTTTGGTAGaggccaagagaaagaaattaatcaGCCCAGAATCCACAGTCATGCTTCTGGAGGCCCAGGCAGCTACAGGTGGTATAATTGATCCCCATCGGAATGAGAAGCTGACTGTCGACAGTGCCATAGCTCGGGACCTCATTGACTTCGATGACCGCCAGCAGATATATACAGCAGAGAAAGCTATCACTGGTTTTGACGATCCATTTTCAGGCAAGACAGTATCTGTTTCAGAAGCCATCAAGAAAAATTTGATTGATAGAGAAACTGGAATGCGCCTGCTGGAAGCCCAGATTGCTTCAGGGGGTGTAGTAGACCCTGTGAACAGTGTCTTTTTGCCAAAAGATGTCGCCTTGGCCCGGGGGCTGATTGATAGAGATTTGTATCGATCCCTGAATGATCCCCGAGATAGTCAGAAAAACTTTGTGGATCCAATCACCAAAAAGAAGGTCAGTTATGTGCAGCTGAAGGAACGGTGTAGAATCGAACCACATACTGGTCTGCTCTTGCTTTCAGTACAGAAGAGAAGCATGTCCTTCCAAGGAATCAGACAACCTGTGACCGTCACTGAGCTAGTAGATTCTGGTATATTGAGACCGTCCACTGTCAATGAACTGGAGTCTGGTCAGATTTCTTATGACGAGGTTGGTGAGAGAATTAAGGActtcctccagggttcaagctgcATAGCAGGCATATACAATGAGACCACAAAACAGAAGCTTGGCATTTATGAGGCCATGAAAATTGGCTTAGTCCGACCCGGTACTGCTCTGGAGTTACTGGAAGCCCAAGCAGCTACTGGCTTTATAGTGGATCCTGTTAGCAACTTGAGGTTACCAGTGGAGGAAGCCTACAAGAGAGGTCTGGTGGGCATTGAGTTCAAAGAGAAGCTCCTGTCTGCGGAACGAGCTGTCACTGGGTATAATGATCCTGAAACAGGAAACATCATCTCTTTGTTCCAAGCCATGAATAAGGAACTCATCGAAAAGGGCCATGGTATTCGCTTATTAGAAGCACAGATCGCAACCGGGGGGATCATTGACCCAAAGGAGAGCCATCGTTTACCAGTTGACATAGCATATAAGAGGGGCTATTTCAATGAGGAACTCAGTGAGATTCTCTCAGATCCAAGTGATGATACCAAAGGATTTTTTGACCCCAACACTGAAGAAAATCTTACCTATCTGCAACTAAAAGAAAGATGCATTAAGGATGAGGATACAGGGCTCTGTCTTCTGcctctgaaagaaaagaagaaacaggtgCAGACATCACAAAAGAATACCCTCAGGAAGCGTAGAGTGGTCATAGTTGACCCAGAAACCaataaagaaatgtctgttcaggagGCCTACAAGAAGGGCCTAATTGATTATGAAACCTTCAAAGAACTGTGTGAGCAGGAATGTGAATGGGAAGAAATAACCATCACAGGATCAGATGGCTCCACCAGGGTGGTCCTGGTAGATAGAAAGACAGGCAGTCAGTATGATATTCAAGATGCTATTGACAAGGGCCTTGTTGACAGGAAGTTCTTTGATCAGTACCGATCGGGCAGCCTCAGCCTCACTCAATTTGCTGACATGATCTCCTTGAAAAATGGTGTTGGCACCAGCAGCAGCATGGGCAGTGGTGTCAGCGATGATGTTTTTAGCAGCACCCGACATGATTCAGTAAGTAAGATTTCCACCATATCCAGCGTCAGGAATTTAACCATAAGGAGCAGCTCTTTTTCCGACACCCTGGAAGAATCGAGCCCCATTGCAGCCATCTTTGACacagaaaacctagagaaaatctCCATTACAGAAGGTATAGAGCGGGGCATCGTCGACAGCATCACCGGTCAGAGGCTTCTGGAGGCTCAGGCCTGCACAGGCGGCATCATCCACCCAACCACGGGCCAGAAGCTGTCACTTCAGGATGCAGTCTCCCAGGGTGTGATTGACCAAGACATGGCCACCAGGCTGAAGCCTGCTCAGAAAGCCTTCATAGGCTTCGAGGGtgtaaagggaaagaagaagatgTCGGCGGCAGAGGCAGTGAAAGAAAAATGGCTCCCGTACGAGGCTGGCCAGCGCTTCCTGGAGTTCCAGTACCTCACGGGAGGTCTTGTTGACCCGGAAGTGCATGGGAGGATAAGCACAGAAGAAGCCATCCGGAAGGGTTTCATCGATGGGCGTGCCGCACAGAGGCTGCAAGACACCAGCAGCTATGCCAAAATCCTGACATGCCccaaaaccaaattaaaaatatcCTATAAGGATGCCATAAATCGCTCCATGGTAGAAGATATCACTGGGCTGCGCCTTCTGGAAGCCGCCTCTGTGTCGTCCAAGGGCTTACCCAGCCCTTACAACATGTCTTCGGCTCCGGGCTCCCGCTCCGGCTCCCGCTCTGGATCCCGCTCCGGATCTCGCTCCGGGTCCCGCAGTGGGTCCCGGAGAGGAAGCTTTGACGCCACAGGGAATTCTTCCTACTCTTACTCTTACTCATTTAGCAGTAGTTCTATTGGGCACTAG